In Amia ocellicauda isolate fAmiCal2 chromosome 3, fAmiCal2.hap1, whole genome shotgun sequence, the DNA window CCACAAGAATAGCACTGGATCCCAGTGTAAAGTCTATTAATAACACTGTCGTATCTCCTGTTGGACAAACCCAGGAACATTGAGAAATCGGTAAGAGGCACTTGGTTAGCAAATTCCCCCTTATGACTGTTACTTTAACAATCTAGTTCAATTAATGTCAAGAATAAACCAGTTTGCtgaagatatatatacatatattttttaaaaccttttaaataaaacactatatatatatattttttaacaaaccttttaaacacacacacacacacacattatatatatatatatatatatatatatatatatatatatatatatatatacacacactcacctaaaggattattaggaacaccatactaatactgtgtttgaccccctttcgcattcagaactgccttaattctacgtggcattgattcaacaaggtgctgaaagcattctttagaaatgttggcccatattgataggatagcatcttgcagttgatggagatttgtgggatgcacatccagggcaagaagctcccgttccaccacatcccaaagatgctctattgggttgagatctggtgactgtgggggccagtttagtacagtgaactcattgtcatgttcaagaaaccaatttgaaatgattcgacctttgtgacatggtgcattatcctgctggaagtagccatcagaggatgggtacatggtggtcataaagggatggacatggtcagaaacaatgctcaggtaggccgtggcatttaaacgatgcccaattggcactaaggggcctaaagtgtgccaagaaaacatcccccacaccattacaccaccaccaccagcctgcacagtggtaacaaggcatgatggatccatgttctcattctgtttacgccaaattctgactcaacagaaaatcgagactcatcagaccaggcaacagttttccagtcttcaactgtccaatgttggtgagcttgtgcaaattgtagcctctttttcctatttgtagtggacatgagtggtacccggtggggtcttctgctgttgtagcccatccgcctcaaggttgtacgtgttgtggcttcacaaattctttgctgcatacctcggttgtaacgagtggttatttcagtcaaagttgctcttctatcagcttgaatcagtcggcccattctcctctgacctctagcatcaacaaggcattttcgcccacaggactgccgcatactggatgtttttcccttttcacaccattctttgtaaaccctagaaatggttgtgcgtgaaaatcccagtaactgagcagattgtgaaatactcagaccggcccgtctggcaccaacaaccgtgccacgctcaaaattgcttaaatcacctttctttcccattcagacattcattttggagttcaggagattgtcttgaccaggaccacacccctaaatgcattgaagcaactgccatgtgattggttggttagataattgcattaatgagaaattgaacaggtgttcctaataatcctttaggtgagtgtatataattatatatatatatatatatatatatatatatatatatatatatatatacacacacacacacacacacacacacacacatactttatatatatatatatttattacacacatatatacatatacatattctaCCCAATCTCTCTGGAAGTATATCAAGGAAAATGTTTGGTGTTGTGAacactgaaaatgaaatataaaatcaaattcAAAGAGGAATTGGCAGGGTACTCACTGTTTCATGTCTTCTATCACAAAGCCAGTAAGATCAGGTACGTCTTGATCATCATCttgttcctcctcctcctcctcctctatcACTGGCTGAGACTGAGCAGGTACTGTTTTTTCTAAAAGGTAATGAAGTATTATAAGACATATGGATATAGTTAACATTTTCATAGCAGTTAattacatatacagctctggaaaaccactgcaattttttcttaaatcagcatctctacatgtatggcagccattacattccattcatatttttatttgggagaaatgttatcagtagtttataaaataaaacaaaaatgttcattttacaaaAACATACTTATAAagagtaaaaccagagaaactgatcattttgtagtggtctcaattttttgcagagctgtatacacacaaacatattaaaTTAAAGAATATATGACACAAAAATCATTCATAagcaaattaatacaaatcaaaaTTACTTTGTGAAAAAGCATCAACAGTAAAACAAAGAAAGTGGTCTTACCACTTGGTGGAGCCTCTGTCTGTGCAGGTTTAATTATTCCAGTAGATATAAGCTTTGTTAACAGATCATTGACATCCACCTGCCCAAAATGACTTTCAGGAGTTGTGAACTGTGAtcctaacaaaataaaataattgttatagaaagctgtcaaaacaaataataaatgcatcatATCAAGCACAAATGTAATACCACAAACAAACTGATAAATGTAGTACAGAAAAGGTGCAACAGACAATATTACACACAGAAGAGCCTTTTGAAAGGGGACATTTCAAATATGGTGCTTCATAGGGGGAAGACCATGTTCGATGAACATAAAAACCTTAAATTAACCCTGGATAAAATAGTAAGTTTGGAAGAACTTATTTGATAAAACAATAACTAATCGCCTACTACTTGTAAAATATCCATACCTGGCTGATTAAAAGGCACAGTGTTCTGAGACTGCGGTATAAATGGCTGCCCTTGGCTGTAAGGAGCTTGAGGTTGGTTTTTATTCAGTGTAGGCAGCATGTTCAtctaaagaaaagggaaaaccaCACAACTTTtacttgtgtttgtgtgacaaGTTATACAAGTAACAATGAAGTAATGAAGATGAACAGTATAGAAACACAGGacaaaaaggtttatttttctaGCTATAATTCAGCAAAGCATGGTGCTAATGAAAGATAAATACTTACAGTTTGTTGTGGAATGAGGTTTCCAACTGGCACAGAGGTGTTCAGGTTTCCCACTGCTGAAACTGGAGCACTGGGATTATAAAAGGGTGTAACTGGTCTGCAATATGAATTAGGAAATCCTGATGGTCCAGCAGCTGGTGGCCCATTAAAACCAGATCCTTGAGCCATATTCTGCTGTCCTTGAAATGGCTGAGGTGTGCCACTGAACACATTTAAAGGCTCCCCAAATCCAAGATTAGACATGTTGAAATTTGATGGCTGTTGACTACCCTGCCCCTCAAATGGCAAAACAGAATGTTCATTAACCCTCAGTCCCTGACCCTGTGGTCCCAATTGGTTTTGAAGGTTTGGAGGCACACAGAACCTGGGAGGACCTGGCTGACCTGTTGGACACTCAAACCGTGTGATGGTTGGCTGCATTGGCTGTCCCTCAAACCTGAGAGGGCCTTCAAACCGTACTGGGCCTTGCTGACGTAATGGGCCCTCAAACCTCATGGAACCCTGCTGACTAGGAGGCACATCGAATCTCCCTGGGCCTTGTTGTGGACCACCAAATCTCATCATCCCATCAAATCTGCCAGGACCTTGTGGTACATGGGGAGTGTCAAACCTCATAGGCCCATCAAATCTTCCAGGTCCTTGCTGTATTTGAGGACTATCAAATCTACCTGGACCCTGGCCTTCAAATCTCACTGAAGCCTGCTGTGCAAGTGAACCATCAAATCTGCCAACGCCCTGAAGATGCGGCCCATCAAATCTGCCGGGACCCTGTTGACCCTGAGGTTCTTCAAATCTGGCAGGACCAGGTTGCATAGATGGACCATCAAATCTACTTGGGCCATCATACCTTACTGGTCCTTGTTGTACTGGTGGACCTTCAAATCTCCCTGGTCCTTGTGGGCCATCAAACCTTCCTGGACCCTGCTGATGTTGTCCATCAAACCTAGACGGACCAAGATGCCCTTGTGGTCCATCAAATCTTCCAGGTCCATGCTGTCCTACATTAATATCAAACCTCCCTTGTGCGTGTGGTCTTGCTGGCCCATCAAATCTGGGCTGACCCAAGTTACCAGTTGGCCCATCAAATGTCATTAAAGGCTGTGGGCCTTGTGGTCCATCAAACCTACGAGGGGGAATTGATCCTTCAAATCTTGATGGACCTGGTTGGGAAAGGGAACCATCCGAAACATGTGGTGGGGTCTGTCCAGGAGATTCACAAAGTATCTGGCCTTGTGGTGCAATTCTTCCTTGACCTGGAGCTACATCAAGTCTGGGGGTAAGTTCTCGGTTTAGAGTACCCTCATCTTCAGGCAGTGTAAGAGATAGGTCACCACTGGATGGGACTTCAAATCTTTGGCTAGGGCTGGCTTCATGCCTTGGCAATTGGTGACTTATGTCTGAGCTGAGTGGTCCATCAAGTGAAACAGGGGACTTTATAGAAGGTACATCAAAGCTGACCAACTGGTCTGAGTGATCTGGTGACTTTTTAAAAGTGGGACCTGAATTTATGGGCGTTCCATCAGTTTTACTTGGTTCATCAGTCCTAGAACAAGATTGAGGTGCTGGATCTTCAAGTTTAATTCTCTCAGCTGTTCCAACAAATCTCCTCTGCACTGCAGTACCCACTGTacccttttctttttcacttGCTTCATAAGATGGCCTTTGAGTTTGCAATCTATCACATGGTTCTCTGCCacctgcaaataaataattgaatattaATTCACCATTtctttgtgaaaaataaaaataattgagtaacatttaacatttagttGCACTTGCCTTCAGTCTTAAACTTTAGCCTTTCATCAGTACCACTATATTGACGAGGATCATCTCTTGTTCTGTATTCCTGTCCAGGCTGACATTTGTGCCTGGTCATTTCTCTTTTCTTACTAGTTAAATCTTTTGTAACTCCTAAAGTAGCATGCTCTTCACACTTGTCTTTACTGTTTTGAGACAACTGCTTATTAACTCCATGGGATCCTCTACCCTTTAAGGGAGAAGGGCGCCTAGACCCTTCAGTACTGGGTTCCCGTTTCATAACCTTGCCAACCCCAGTCCTTGTTCCAGGGCGCTCTGTGGATGACTCACTTTCTGATAAAAGGGTTTCATCATTTGAGAAGCTTTCGTCCTGACTCTCATTTGCATCCCAAACATCATTACCTTGATGCTGAACCTGTGTTCTTCTTAACTTAGCTTTATgctcaaaataagtaatttctGCATCTGACAAGTTTGATTGCGAGGGTGGAGTTGATAATAAAGGTTTCTTTTTTGGTCCAAATTGTCCATCTTCACTTGTTCCATCCCAAGAATCAGATCTCTGTTTCTCCTCTTGGTACTGAAACAACTGTTTAATTTGGTGGGCCACAACAAGAAACTCTTCCTGTGTAATTTCTCCATCTGCATGCCTTTTGCTAGcctgaggaaaaacaaaatggaactCTTAttagaaaaacacaacacagtatcACTTATCTTACACCTTCAACATTAAATAGAAAAGGCAACATGTTAAAGgccattaaaatgtaattcacaGGCTGTTCAAATGCTcatatgtacatttaaatagaTATTTAGGTTGCTAAGTATTTGTCAATATAGTATGAAGCCAggctaaacattttaaatttaaagctTTAGCCACTGGTTTCAGAATCTGCCTTGAAAGTAACATTTCAAACGGAACAAAACAAGTGTTTAATAATCAGTGTCAAGTAAGCTTTTGATGAAACTGGATTTACAAAACCAGTGCAATTAATTTCAAAGTCAGTGTAAACGTACTTTTTTAAGCAGATCTCTTTTGCTTGCAGAGTTTAACACTTCGGGTATTTGCAGATTAGCATCTACACTTAAACGGTGCGGTTTTGGGGTACGAGGAGCACAAATTCTTTGACTTCCAGTCCACTGTGTTTTATGCCTCTGTGGAGTGGGCTTCCCATGCGGCAAACTCTCTTCAACCTGTTTCAcgctttggggggggggggtttggaaAAAAGAACAAAGTTTACTTTATTCCATTCTGCAAAACTTAAATATTTTCTTAAGTAAACAAATCTGTTGAAAGACTTACTATTTGTTTTCCTCCCAACCACTCCTCCACCTCTTTGCATTTTCCTTTAACTCTGAAGGTAGTCGGGGTGAATGTGAATCCCTGCATTCTGACCCTCTTTCTTCTAGTgatctttttggtctccttGGATCACTGATGTTCTTTTTTGGAGTATTTCTTTCTTCTCTTGCATTTGTATGCTGCATGAACtcctctgtgtgtgcatgtctacCTCCAGATAACCTCCCCTTCCCAGACTTGGGTGGAGAAGAGGATATACTTCTTGGCCGTCTCTTAGGTGATCGCCTGTCTTTTCTCTTTGGAGAATGCAGCAGGGGTGAACGAGAACGGGACCGCGACCTTTTCCTTACATTTGACTTGCTCAGTTTTGAATCCTGTTTTTCAGAGCTCTCGTGTTTGTTTACAGCACCATTGGAAAGCTTACTTCTTGCATTAGAAAATCTGTGCTCAGATGCTTTGCTCATGTCATCCCTCTCCTTTTTGTCAAtaaatcttttcttttctttaatctCATCTTCTTTCACATCTGTCTTATCATGAAGATGTTTACGTAACCTTGGGTCTCTTTTGTTTAATTCAGGGACTTTGATGTTCTCCAAATCAGAACTTTTACTTTTGCCTTGCAGAGACTTATTTAATGGAGAGGGTGATTTGGATTTTGGCTTTTCCTCTACTATGCTCTCTCTTTTCATTGACTTTTTTTCTTGCTTGCTTTGCTTTTCAGATGAAGCATTTGCCTTTCTCTCAGCAGTGTTTAATACGCTTCCTGAGCTATGGCTGTCCTTTTTATTTGGCACTTGCTCCTTCACTTGTGTAGGCTGCTGACCAGTTCTATTCAAACGAGGATCTCTTGTCAAAATCTTAACATCCTGCTGCTGTGGAAAACAGGGTTTGTCAACTTGCACTGTAGTCTGATGAATTACTTTGCCGACTGGAGCAGGTTTACTTGTACCACTGACTGGTGTTTTGATTGTAGAACCCAACTGGTTGGCAGCcttaaaaacataacaaaaaaataatatttaacatccatagtttataatataatacatacatacagaaacatcgaaaagatttaaaaaatatagatctAGACATCTCTCCAATTTTTCACTGGCTTTAATGTTCTACAAAATGTTACTATTCAAAGTACTTAAAAACGGGACAAAGCAACTGTACATATCCACTTAATGAAAAGGGTAATTTCACAAAACTGAAACCACCCTCCTCCCAATTACCCAAACCAGTCATTTTAACAAATTGACTTTTAAAATGGACTTTCTATTAAAGTGCCAGTCTAAACAGGATTGAAAATGGCACTTAATAAAGCActcacaaaaacaattaaataaaacttaCCAGTTGGGCTTTAGTCTGTTCAAGCTCTAGTTCTAATTTCTTCTGTTGAAGCTCAAtcaattgcttttgttttgcaagCAGCTGTTGCCTTATGATTTGCTCCTGTGTCAAATTCTTCTCAGGTACAACTGATGTATTTGATGTAATTTGTGGGGTACTGGGTCTGGGAGGTGCTATTTCCTCAGTCTatgcaacaaaaagaaaaaaacatgtttcaaaATCCATCTTTTTGTATTACTGGGAGTAAATAGTGTATGTACGTGGAGAAAATTTGAAACATTGTGTCCTCAACATTAAAgtaatacagtatttatttttaaagcgaTAGAAACCAACTTGAAAAGTATGTACTTCTCTCTTTATAttttgaacacacaaccttAATCAAAACAGGGATTACTGTAGATCTGGGACAAACAAGGGGGAGAggaacaatacatttttcataatttaGTATCAGCTATTTTCTATACTTACCGGTTTTAAAAATTTGGGATTGACATGAATGCTCGAGCTATTCACATTTGGTGGCAAAGGTCTGATTGGCCAAGCAGGATCTATGGCATTCACCGTCCGGTCTAACCCATAAAGTATCTTCAATGGGAAAATGTTCTCCCAAGTGGAGCGCAATTTGAACAGACTTTTTCTAGTGTTCTCATccacctaaaataaaaacatactaaaaCTTGGTGCAAAGTTGGATTTTCCCCAATTCACATTTTGAAATCAAATGCTTAAGCAGAACACTAAACATTGCCATTTACAAACCTTTACAGAGTTAAATTCAAAGCTGTGTGTTTTATACAACATATCAAATTCCCTTCTTCTCTAAAAGGCTGGATTTGAACTGTAAACAGTATGTAGATCCAAATAGGTTTTACGAGgggattttttatatatatattatatacacacacacacacatactgtaaaGACAAGTTTCTTTAAATCCAACAGACGAATTCTCAAAAACCAATTCCTTCAACTACAGATTTAAAAACACTAACCGGAGTTTAACAGCACAAGCACTGCCCTGTAAGTTTAGTTTCCAGAAATAAAAGGTTTTCACTCTATGAATAGTATACATTCAAAGCTAATTATGCAAGTTAGATTGCATGTGCTTAGTGagtatttataataaaataagtgtGACTAGCTTTGGAAATGACAATTaaccacaaacaaaacagaGTTTAGaacttttacatttcagttttgaACAGTTTAGAAAAAGATCAAATTTAAggttaaaacaaatgtacaaagCATCACTAAAGGCTAAtgttaaaaaaagtttacagcCATGTAAATTAACAATCATGTTACAAACTATAGAAcattaaatgaatatatagcaaaaacattaatgTATACAATGAAAACTGAGCAGATGATAAATCAGAAAACTGTAGGACATTCAGACATTTAGAGTTttgcctaaaaaaaaaaaaaaaagttgaatgcaaatataaataaatacaatagttGAGCTTAGCACTTTATTTAGTCTGGTTAGCTTCCTCAAATAAGTTAAACAAGTTAACTGCAGGAAAGCAGAACCCAAAAATTAAAATCCTTTCAAGCTACATTAAGTGTAGTACATTGCTAAATATTTGGTCTCAAATTCAAGAcataagaacaaacaaaatgctaattaaaaacaaacaaaaccaaaaaaatcatataccttttcaaaaacacaaataaatgtagTGACTAGGTTTTTAGTGAATGCTCCAAGATATTCCCGCCCGACATTCTTCACAATGGAATCCACTAAGTATAAAACTGGAAGCTTCTCAGTAGCAGGAGCCTAGAGTAATAGAAAACTTAACAGTTTAGAACacagaaaaacatacaaaataaatcaatctccTCATAGGAAATTCTCATTCAATCTTTAACTCTGAAAACCTGCATTAAAACTTGATTCATCAGGTTATAAAGAATATGTTTTTAGTTGCGACAAGTCAATTATATCAAGTAAGGTAAAAATGAAGACCAACCAAAGTAACTTCCATCAAGCATACTAAGAGTCCAGGTGTAGAACT includes these proteins:
- the pcf11 gene encoding pre-mRNA cleavage complex 2 protein Pcf11 isoform X2, yielding MSDDAAREDACREYQSSLEDLTFNSKPHINMLTILAEENLNFAKDIVAIIEAQIAKAPATEKLPVLYLVDSIVKNVGREYLGAFTKNLVTTFICVFEKVDENTRKSLFKLRSTWENIFPLKILYGLDRTVNAIDPAWPIRPLPPNVNSSSIHVNPKFLKPTEEIAPPRPSTPQITSNTSVVPEKNLTQEQIIRQQLLAKQKQLIELQQKKLELELEQTKAQLAANQLGSTIKTPVSGTSKPAPVGKVIHQTTVQVDKPCFPQQQDVKILTRDPRLNRTGQQPTQVKEQVPNKKDSHSSGSVLNTAERKANASSEKQSKQEKKSMKRESIVEEKPKSKSPSPLNKSLQGKSKSSDLENIKVPELNKRDPRLRKHLHDKTDVKEDEIKEKKRFIDKKERDDMSKASEHRFSNARSKLSNGAVNKHESSEKQDSKLSKSNVRKRSRSRSRSPLLHSPKRKDRRSPKRRPRSISSSPPKSGKGRLSGGRHAHTEEFMQHTNAREERNTPKKNISDPRRPKRSLEERGSECRDSHSPRLPSELKENAKRWRSGWEENKYVKQVEESLPHGKPTPQRHKTQWTGSQRICAPRTPKPHRLSVDANLQIPEVLNSASKRDLLKKASKRHADGEITQEEFLVVAHQIKQLFQYQEEKQRSDSWDGTSEDGQFGPKKKPLLSTPPSQSNLSDAEITYFEHKAKLRRTQVQHQGGREPCDRLQTQRPSYEASEKEKGTVGTAVQRRFVGTAERIKLEDPAPQSCSRTDEPSKTDGTPINSGPTFKKSPDHSDQLVSFDVPSIKSPVSLDGPLSSDISHQLPRHEASPSQRFEVPSSGDLSLTLPEDEGTLNRELTPRLDVAPGQGRIAPQGQILCESPGQTPPHVSDGSLSQPGPSRFEGSIPPRRFDGPQGPQPLMTFDGPTGNLGQPRFDGPARPHAQGRFDINVGQHGPGRFDGPQGHLGPSRFDGQHQQGPGRFDGPQGPGRFEGPPVQQGPVRYDGPSRFDGPSMQPGPARFEEPQGQQGPGRFDGPHLQGVGRFDGSLAQQASVRFEGQGPGRFDSPQIQQGPGRFDGPMRFDTPHVPQGPGRFDGMMRFGGPQQGPGRFDVPPSQQGSMRFEGPLRQQGPVRFEGPLRFEGQPMQPTITRFECPTGQPGPPRFCVPPNLQNQLGPQGQGLRVNEHSVLPFEGQGSQQPSNFNMSNLGFGEPLNVFSGTPQPFQGQQNMAQGSGFNGPPAAGPSGFPNSYCRPVTPFYNPSAPVSAVGNLNTSVPVGNLIPQQTMNMLPTLNKNQPQAPYSQGQPFIPQSQNTVPFNQPGSQFTTPESHFGQVDVNDLLTKLISTGIIKPAQTEAPPSEKTVPAQSQPVIEEEEEEEQDDDQDVPDLTGFVIEDMKQRYDSVINRLYTGIQCYSCGMRFTASQTDVYADHLDWHYRQNRSEKDISKKVTHRRWYYSLTDWIEFEEIADLEERAKSQFFEKVHEEVVQKTQEAAKEKEFQSVKAAPDVVHESCEICQEQFEMYWEEEEEEWHLKNAIRVDEKTYHPSCYEDYKNTSSFVECSPSPSKAPVENPLSTLIKQESEDVSTYQCDKQEPDLQSSCTEGNIKEETDVKLETETQDASAIIF
- the pcf11 gene encoding pre-mRNA cleavage complex 2 protein Pcf11 isoform X1; protein product: MSDDAAREDACREYQSSLEDLTFNSKPHINMLTILAEENLNFAKDIVAIIEAQIAKAPATEKLPVLYLVDSIVKNVGREYLGAFTKNLVTTFICVFEKVDENTRKSLFKLRSTWENIFPLKILYGLDRTVNAIDPAWPIRPLPPNVNSSSIHVNPKFLKPTEEIAPPRPSTPQITSNTSVVPEKNLTQEQIIRQQLLAKQKQLIELQQKKLELELEQTKAQLAANQLGSTIKTPVSGTSKPAPVGKVIHQTTVQVDKPCFPQQQDVKILTRDPRLNRTGQQPTQVKEQVPNKKDSHSSGSVLNTAERKANASSEKQSKQEKKSMKRESIVEEKPKSKSPSPLNKSLQGKSKSSDLENIKVPELNKRDPRLRKHLHDKTDVKEDEIKEKKRFIDKKERDDMSKASEHRFSNARSKLSNGAVNKHESSEKQDSKLSKSNVRKRSRSRSRSPLLHSPKRKDRRSPKRRPRSISSSPPKSGKGRLSGGRHAHTEEFMQHTNAREERNTPKKNISDPRRPKRSLEERGSECRDSHSPRLPSELKENAKRWRSGWEENKYVKQVEESLPHGKPTPQRHKTQWTGSQRICAPRTPKPHRLSVDANLQIPEVLNSASKRDLLKKASKRHADGEITQEEFLVVAHQIKQLFQYQEEKQRSDSWDGTSEDGQFGPKKKPLLSTPPSQSNLSDAEITYFEHKAKLRRTQVQHQGNDVWDANESQDESFSNDETLLSESESSTERPGTRTGVGKVMKREPSTEGSRRPSPLKGRGSHGVNKQLSQNSKDKCEEHATLGVTKDLTSKKREMTRHKCQPGQEYRTRDDPRQYSGTDERLKFKTEGGREPCDRLQTQRPSYEASEKEKGTVGTAVQRRFVGTAERIKLEDPAPQSCSRTDEPSKTDGTPINSGPTFKKSPDHSDQLVSFDVPSIKSPVSLDGPLSSDISHQLPRHEASPSQRFEVPSSGDLSLTLPEDEGTLNRELTPRLDVAPGQGRIAPQGQILCESPGQTPPHVSDGSLSQPGPSRFEGSIPPRRFDGPQGPQPLMTFDGPTGNLGQPRFDGPARPHAQGRFDINVGQHGPGRFDGPQGHLGPSRFDGQHQQGPGRFDGPQGPGRFEGPPVQQGPVRYDGPSRFDGPSMQPGPARFEEPQGQQGPGRFDGPHLQGVGRFDGSLAQQASVRFEGQGPGRFDSPQIQQGPGRFDGPMRFDTPHVPQGPGRFDGMMRFGGPQQGPGRFDVPPSQQGSMRFEGPLRQQGPVRFEGPLRFEGQPMQPTITRFECPTGQPGPPRFCVPPNLQNQLGPQGQGLRVNEHSVLPFEGQGSQQPSNFNMSNLGFGEPLNVFSGTPQPFQGQQNMAQGSGFNGPPAAGPSGFPNSYCRPVTPFYNPSAPVSAVGNLNTSVPVGNLIPQQTMNMLPTLNKNQPQAPYSQGQPFIPQSQNTVPFNQPGSQFTTPESHFGQVDVNDLLTKLISTGIIKPAQTEAPPSEKTVPAQSQPVIEEEEEEEQDDDQDVPDLTGFVIEDMKQRYDSVINRLYTGIQCYSCGMRFTASQTDVYADHLDWHYRQNRSEKDISKKVTHRRWYYSLTDWIEFEEIADLEERAKSQFFEKVHEEVVQKTQEAAKEKEFQSVKAAPDVVHESCEICQEQFEMYWEEEEEEWHLKNAIRVDEKTYHPSCYEDYKNTSSFVECSPSPSKAPVENPLSTLIKQESEDVSTYQCDKQEPDLQSSCTEGNIKEETDVKLETETQDASAIIF